TTCACCTCGTCCTTGCCGATGATCTCCCCTCGGATGAGGAGTTTGTTGACGGGGGTAGGGCCGATCGTTATCCGTTCTCCGATCTCCAGCGATCGGATGCTTCCGATGACCTTCACGTCGGCATGGCAGAGATCGGGGTGGCAGAGCGTGGTGAAGTCGATCTCGCTGACCCGAACCCCCTGCACCGGATTCCCGTTCCGCTGGATGGGAACGTTTGCCTCCTGCTCGTAGTTCGTGAGATTGAGTTCCCGATAGGCCAGACCTGTCGGGACATACCCCCCCTTGGGGCCCGGCACACCATCCACTAGACCAATCGCCTTCAGCGCCTGCATCTGGTTCCGGACCGTGCCCGGATTCCGCTTCAGCACCTCTGCTATCTCTTCCCCCTTGATCGCGTGAGAGTGATGGTGGTACAGGGTGATGAGCGTGATCAGGATCTCCCTCTGAATGAGCGATAAATCCATAATGATTGATCATCTTAGTTTGCCATACATAAATGGGTTGTGCCGCGTGGAATTCGAGAGTATACCAACCGTGCCGACCGCCGATGAAGTCCTCGACAGAAGTCTGCGGCGGGCG
This portion of the Methanomicrobiales archaeon genome encodes:
- a CDS encoding CBS domain-containing protein, giving the protein MDLSLIQREILITLITLYHHHSHAIKGEEIAEVLKRNPGTVRNQMQALKAIGLVDGVPGPKGGYVPTGLAYRELNLTNYEQEANVPIQRNGNPVQGVRVSEIDFTTLCHPDLCHADVKVIGSIRSLEIGERITIGPTPVNKLLIRGEIIGKDEVKQVLLVSISEMVSLPKKPIRHYMSSPLISLPIGATLEDAIRLFSLHRVHGAPVMDGDALKGIITLTDVADALRQGKAMDTSIREVMTTDVVSAPSSTRLFEVIKRFKEREIGRLIVTENDKPIGILTQTDIIRILPSL